One Stigmatopora argus isolate UIUO_Sarg chromosome 12, RoL_Sarg_1.0, whole genome shotgun sequence genomic window carries:
- the LOC144085953 gene encoding zinc finger E-box-binding homeobox 1-like isoform X1 translates to MADGPRCKRRKQANPKRSSVTNSNGGLEASSSDSDDDDKLHIVEDESPPDANGSVVARGGRRRRRRCAKDANEAVLTHNGVKEECVSAEEEDGVDVEDEVKTNEEILQKEDTAVIYPEAPDDEHSPTETGGADENGTPDTFQLHTCPYCSRGYKRNASLKEHIKYRHETSEDNYRCSHCSYTFTYRSQLERHMSHHRGNKEQRHVQASGGGGSGIGARKFKCTECFKAFKYKHHLKEHLRIHSGEKPYECANCKKRFSHSGSYSSHISSKKCVSAASTPNGLARKPVKSPPPVADISRVAISSGRVKEKLESKPLQEQLPITQIKSETNEQLCKPAVATAPAANGAVPQAPPQGVAMVLPTVGLASPININLSELQNVLKVALDGNILRQVLGTTNGAAVQGKPGIVVQQPQQQIISLPAFVDHDGTTKIIINYSIGPAPATTATSTTPGIPMPLFVKNNLVPAAPIPTKTDKPPTPKVDLSLVKEEPEDSVLITETKTDPAMRIKTEDRAVVLPTNSGSSTCSLCDECPENLEALHLLQHHKAANGEAVDSAALDPSFAALLSDAGVTVQQEPAVDDLLTLLKTYFASNANPNQAELEKISDSVSIPVAVVEKWFAKMKSGRKSCQDSSASKQTKSRNTKPDAAKPTSCSSPSDSPSINANDLVIVKSEPDDHQVLDSQAEPLDLSLPKHLAAPTSTVTPEDTPPPQKVPQPMNLTFLRKDPVGNRTVYVATPQTRRTTVSIMPATQLPTLVAITGQGSLGCLGALGDSAKRTILIPQLTYTYAGAAEGAAKTVVLNGHKTPEAPSEAATDERKEISVMKKPRMENGVYACDLCNKAFQKGSSLLRHKYEHTGKRPHECPVCKKAFKHKHHLIEHSRLHSGEKPYQCNKCGKRFSHSGSYSQHMNHRYSYCKPDGSDPDSSPDADATDASAAVVAGSPDAALDSDIGESEEDDEAMCVDDIRVVQVDDGECEIYEGNFDEDEEDQNEEKGEEGEEGEEEGEEEGEEEEEEEEEEEEEEEEGDDEEEEVVEEDDKEEEEEEEVEEEEEEKKEKLIEEKEKNLDVDEFACQVVEVELNHDQAQESAVEGKDGGKVDKVDAADAAGINLDQMADCAYKSIRDWSDSEESSDDQAVTDAK, encoded by the exons TGACAAACTCTAACGGTGGCTTGGAGGCCAGCAGCTCTGATTCGGATGATGACGACAAACTACACATCGTGGAGGACGAAAGCCCGCCGGACGCTAATGGGAGCGTGGTGGCGAGGGGTGGCCGCCGCCGACGCCGACGCTGTGCCAAAGATGCCAATGAAGCAGTATTAACACACAATGGAG taAAAGAGGAGTGTGTGTCCGCCGAGGAAGAAGATGGAGTAGACGTGGAGGATGAAGTGAAGACAAATGAGGAGATCCTCCAGAAAGAAGACACGGCCGTCATCTACCCGGAAGCCCCTGACGATGAGCATAGCCCAACCGAGACGGGGGGCGCTGACGAAAATG GCACGCCGGACACGTTTCAGCTGCACACATGTCCGTATTGCTCGCGGGGCTACAAGCGCAACGCTTCTCTCAAGGAGCACATCAAGTATCGTCATGAGACTAGCGAAGACAACTACAGATGCTCGCACTGCAGCTACACTTTCACATACCGCTCACAGCTCGAAAGGCACATGAGCCATCACCGCGGCAACAAGGAGCAG CGTCACGTGCAGGCGTCCGGTGGCGGAGGAAGTGGTATAGGAGCTCGCAAATTCAAGTGCACGGAGTGTTTTAAAGCTTTCAAGTACAAACACCACCTAAAGGAGCATCTGCGCATACATAGTG GTGAGAAACCATATGAGTGCGCCAATTGCAAGAAGCGATTTTCCCACTCCGGCTCGTACAGCTCGCACATCAGCAGCAAGAAGTGCGTGAGTGCAGCCAGCACTCCCAACGGCTTGGCCCGCAAGCCCGTCAAGTCGCCGCCACCCGTTGCGGACATCTCGCGAGTTGCCATCTCTTCGGGACGCGTGAAGGAGAAATTAGAGAGCAAACCCCTCCAGGAACAGCTCCCCATCACGCAGATTAAATCTGAAACAAACGAACAACTCTGCAAACCAGCCGTGGCGACGGCACCAGCTGCGAATGGGGCAGTGCCCCAGGCCCCACCTCAAGGCGTAGCTATGGTGCTCCCTACTGTTGGGCTAGCGTCGCCCATAAACATCAACCTGAGTGAGTTGCAGAACGTCCTTAAGGTAGCTCTGGATGGAAATATCTTGAGGCAAGTTCTGGGGACCACCAATGGGGCTGCAGTGCAGGGTAAACCAGGTATTGTGGTCCAACAACCTCAGCAGCAGATCATCAGCCTGCCTGCCTTCGTGGATCACGATGGTACCACAAAGATCATCATCAACTACAGCATCGGCCCCGCACCTGCCACTACAGCCACTTCCACCACCCCTGGTATACCCATGCcactttttgtcaaaaataaccTTGTTCCAGCGGCACCCATCCCAACCAAAACGGATAAGCCTCCAACTCCCAAGGTCGACCTCAGCCTTGTCAAGGAAGAGCCGGAGGATTCTGTGCTCATCACGGAAACAAAAACTGACCCAGCAATGAGAATCAAGACGGAAGACCGAGCTGTGGTTCTGCCAACCAATTCTGGCTCCAGTACTTGTTCACTCTGTGACGAGTGTCCCGAGAACCTAGAGGCACTACACCTGCTCCAACATCATAAGGCGGCCAATGGGGAGGCTGTAGACTCGGCTGCCTTAGACCCATCTTTTGCCGCTTTGCTGAGCGACGCTGGGGTGACGGTGCAGCAGGAGCCGGCAGTGGATGATCTCCTGACTCTCCTCAAGACCTACTTTGCCTCCAACGCAAACCCCAATCAGGCAGAACTAGAGAAGATCTCGGACTCTGTTAGTATTCCTGTCGCCGTTGTGGAGAAATGGTTTGCCAAGATGAAGTCTGGGAGAAAGAGCTGCCAAGATTCGAGTGCTTCCAAACAGACCAAATCCCGAAACACGAAGCCAGATGCTGCTAAGCCAACCTCATGTAGTTCCCCATCTGATTCCCCGTCGATAAACGCCAATGACTTGGTCATAGTCAAAAGCGAGCCAGATGACCACCAGGTTCTAGACTCCCAGGCTGAACCGTTAGATCTATCCCTCCCAAAACACCTCGCCGCTCCTACCTCTACTGTAACCCCAGAGGACACGCCACCTCCCCAAAAAGTACCACAGCCTATGAATCTGACCTTCCTGAGGAAGGACCCGGTGGGCAATCGCACCGTGTACGTGGCCACCCCTCAGACACGGAGAACGACCGTCAGTATTATGCCTGCCACACAGTTGCCCACCTTGGTGGCTATTACAGGTCAGGGCTCACTGGGGTGCCTGGGCGCCCTCGGGGACTCGGCCAAGCGAACCATCCTCATCCCACAGCTCACTTACACCTACGCCGGCGCAGCTGAAGGTGCGGCCAAAACGGTGGTCCTCAATGGACACAAG ACGCCGGAAGCGCCCTCTGAGGCCGCAACGGATGAGCGGAAGGAGATTTCTGTCATGAAAAAGCCACGTATGGAAAATGGAGTCTATGCTTGTGACCTGTGCAATAAGGCTTTCCAGAAAGGGAGCTCTTTGCTCAGGCACAAATATGAACACACAG gAAAGCGTCCTCATGAGTGCCCAGTGTGCAAGAAGGCTTTCAAGCACAAGCACCATCTGATCGAGCACTCCCGCCTGCATTCGGGTGAGAAACCCTACCAGTGCAACAAGTGCGGAAAGCGCTTCTCCCACTCGGGCTCCTACTCGCAGCACATGAACCACCGCTACTCCTACTGCAAGCCCGACGGCTCCGATCCTGACTCCAGCCCGGATGCAGATGCCACCGACGCTAGCGCTGCCGTGGTGGCCGGCAGCCCAGACGCCGCCTTGGACTCGGACATCGGAGAGAGCGAGGAGGATGACGAGGCCATGTGTGTGGACGATATCCGTGTCGTCCAGGTGGACGATGGCGAGTGTGAGATCTACGAGGGCAATTTTGATGAGGACGAAGAAGATCAGAATGAGGAAAAAGgtgaagaaggagaagaaggagaagaagaaggagaagaagaaggagaagaagaagaagaagaagaagaagaagaagaagaagaagaagaagaaggagacgacgaagaagaagaagtagtAGAAGAAGAcgacaaagaagaagaagaagaagaagaagtagaagaagaagaagaagaaaaaaaagaaaaacttatagaagaaaaggagaaaaaccTGGACGTGGATGAGTTCGCATGCCAGGTGGTGGAGGTAGAACTGAATCACGACCAGGCGCAGGAGTCTGCCGTCGAAGGAAAGGATGGAGGAAAGGTGGACAAGGTGGATGCGGCGGATGCGGCCGGTATCAACCTGGATCAGATGGCGGACTGTGCATATAAAAGCATCAGGGACTGGTCGGACAGCGAAGAATCTTCTGACGACCAAGCTGTGACAGACGCCAAATAA
- the LOC144085953 gene encoding zinc finger E-box-binding homeobox 1-like isoform X2, with amino-acid sequence MTTCAVTNSNGGLEASSSDSDDDDKLHIVEDESPPDANGSVVARGGRRRRRRCAKDANEAVLTHNGVKEECVSAEEEDGVDVEDEVKTNEEILQKEDTAVIYPEAPDDEHSPTETGGADENGTPDTFQLHTCPYCSRGYKRNASLKEHIKYRHETSEDNYRCSHCSYTFTYRSQLERHMSHHRGNKEQRHVQASGGGGSGIGARKFKCTECFKAFKYKHHLKEHLRIHSGEKPYECANCKKRFSHSGSYSSHISSKKCVSAASTPNGLARKPVKSPPPVADISRVAISSGRVKEKLESKPLQEQLPITQIKSETNEQLCKPAVATAPAANGAVPQAPPQGVAMVLPTVGLASPININLSELQNVLKVALDGNILRQVLGTTNGAAVQGKPGIVVQQPQQQIISLPAFVDHDGTTKIIINYSIGPAPATTATSTTPGIPMPLFVKNNLVPAAPIPTKTDKPPTPKVDLSLVKEEPEDSVLITETKTDPAMRIKTEDRAVVLPTNSGSSTCSLCDECPENLEALHLLQHHKAANGEAVDSAALDPSFAALLSDAGVTVQQEPAVDDLLTLLKTYFASNANPNQAELEKISDSVSIPVAVVEKWFAKMKSGRKSCQDSSASKQTKSRNTKPDAAKPTSCSSPSDSPSINANDLVIVKSEPDDHQVLDSQAEPLDLSLPKHLAAPTSTVTPEDTPPPQKVPQPMNLTFLRKDPVGNRTVYVATPQTRRTTVSIMPATQLPTLVAITGQGSLGCLGALGDSAKRTILIPQLTYTYAGAAEGAAKTVVLNGHKTPEAPSEAATDERKEISVMKKPRMENGVYACDLCNKAFQKGSSLLRHKYEHTGKRPHECPVCKKAFKHKHHLIEHSRLHSGEKPYQCNKCGKRFSHSGSYSQHMNHRYSYCKPDGSDPDSSPDADATDASAAVVAGSPDAALDSDIGESEEDDEAMCVDDIRVVQVDDGECEIYEGNFDEDEEDQNEEKGEEGEEGEEEGEEEGEEEEEEEEEEEEEEEEGDDEEEEVVEEDDKEEEEEEEVEEEEEEKKEKLIEEKEKNLDVDEFACQVVEVELNHDQAQESAVEGKDGGKVDKVDAADAAGINLDQMADCAYKSIRDWSDSEESSDDQAVTDAK; translated from the exons TGACAAACTCTAACGGTGGCTTGGAGGCCAGCAGCTCTGATTCGGATGATGACGACAAACTACACATCGTGGAGGACGAAAGCCCGCCGGACGCTAATGGGAGCGTGGTGGCGAGGGGTGGCCGCCGCCGACGCCGACGCTGTGCCAAAGATGCCAATGAAGCAGTATTAACACACAATGGAG taAAAGAGGAGTGTGTGTCCGCCGAGGAAGAAGATGGAGTAGACGTGGAGGATGAAGTGAAGACAAATGAGGAGATCCTCCAGAAAGAAGACACGGCCGTCATCTACCCGGAAGCCCCTGACGATGAGCATAGCCCAACCGAGACGGGGGGCGCTGACGAAAATG GCACGCCGGACACGTTTCAGCTGCACACATGTCCGTATTGCTCGCGGGGCTACAAGCGCAACGCTTCTCTCAAGGAGCACATCAAGTATCGTCATGAGACTAGCGAAGACAACTACAGATGCTCGCACTGCAGCTACACTTTCACATACCGCTCACAGCTCGAAAGGCACATGAGCCATCACCGCGGCAACAAGGAGCAG CGTCACGTGCAGGCGTCCGGTGGCGGAGGAAGTGGTATAGGAGCTCGCAAATTCAAGTGCACGGAGTGTTTTAAAGCTTTCAAGTACAAACACCACCTAAAGGAGCATCTGCGCATACATAGTG GTGAGAAACCATATGAGTGCGCCAATTGCAAGAAGCGATTTTCCCACTCCGGCTCGTACAGCTCGCACATCAGCAGCAAGAAGTGCGTGAGTGCAGCCAGCACTCCCAACGGCTTGGCCCGCAAGCCCGTCAAGTCGCCGCCACCCGTTGCGGACATCTCGCGAGTTGCCATCTCTTCGGGACGCGTGAAGGAGAAATTAGAGAGCAAACCCCTCCAGGAACAGCTCCCCATCACGCAGATTAAATCTGAAACAAACGAACAACTCTGCAAACCAGCCGTGGCGACGGCACCAGCTGCGAATGGGGCAGTGCCCCAGGCCCCACCTCAAGGCGTAGCTATGGTGCTCCCTACTGTTGGGCTAGCGTCGCCCATAAACATCAACCTGAGTGAGTTGCAGAACGTCCTTAAGGTAGCTCTGGATGGAAATATCTTGAGGCAAGTTCTGGGGACCACCAATGGGGCTGCAGTGCAGGGTAAACCAGGTATTGTGGTCCAACAACCTCAGCAGCAGATCATCAGCCTGCCTGCCTTCGTGGATCACGATGGTACCACAAAGATCATCATCAACTACAGCATCGGCCCCGCACCTGCCACTACAGCCACTTCCACCACCCCTGGTATACCCATGCcactttttgtcaaaaataaccTTGTTCCAGCGGCACCCATCCCAACCAAAACGGATAAGCCTCCAACTCCCAAGGTCGACCTCAGCCTTGTCAAGGAAGAGCCGGAGGATTCTGTGCTCATCACGGAAACAAAAACTGACCCAGCAATGAGAATCAAGACGGAAGACCGAGCTGTGGTTCTGCCAACCAATTCTGGCTCCAGTACTTGTTCACTCTGTGACGAGTGTCCCGAGAACCTAGAGGCACTACACCTGCTCCAACATCATAAGGCGGCCAATGGGGAGGCTGTAGACTCGGCTGCCTTAGACCCATCTTTTGCCGCTTTGCTGAGCGACGCTGGGGTGACGGTGCAGCAGGAGCCGGCAGTGGATGATCTCCTGACTCTCCTCAAGACCTACTTTGCCTCCAACGCAAACCCCAATCAGGCAGAACTAGAGAAGATCTCGGACTCTGTTAGTATTCCTGTCGCCGTTGTGGAGAAATGGTTTGCCAAGATGAAGTCTGGGAGAAAGAGCTGCCAAGATTCGAGTGCTTCCAAACAGACCAAATCCCGAAACACGAAGCCAGATGCTGCTAAGCCAACCTCATGTAGTTCCCCATCTGATTCCCCGTCGATAAACGCCAATGACTTGGTCATAGTCAAAAGCGAGCCAGATGACCACCAGGTTCTAGACTCCCAGGCTGAACCGTTAGATCTATCCCTCCCAAAACACCTCGCCGCTCCTACCTCTACTGTAACCCCAGAGGACACGCCACCTCCCCAAAAAGTACCACAGCCTATGAATCTGACCTTCCTGAGGAAGGACCCGGTGGGCAATCGCACCGTGTACGTGGCCACCCCTCAGACACGGAGAACGACCGTCAGTATTATGCCTGCCACACAGTTGCCCACCTTGGTGGCTATTACAGGTCAGGGCTCACTGGGGTGCCTGGGCGCCCTCGGGGACTCGGCCAAGCGAACCATCCTCATCCCACAGCTCACTTACACCTACGCCGGCGCAGCTGAAGGTGCGGCCAAAACGGTGGTCCTCAATGGACACAAG ACGCCGGAAGCGCCCTCTGAGGCCGCAACGGATGAGCGGAAGGAGATTTCTGTCATGAAAAAGCCACGTATGGAAAATGGAGTCTATGCTTGTGACCTGTGCAATAAGGCTTTCCAGAAAGGGAGCTCTTTGCTCAGGCACAAATATGAACACACAG gAAAGCGTCCTCATGAGTGCCCAGTGTGCAAGAAGGCTTTCAAGCACAAGCACCATCTGATCGAGCACTCCCGCCTGCATTCGGGTGAGAAACCCTACCAGTGCAACAAGTGCGGAAAGCGCTTCTCCCACTCGGGCTCCTACTCGCAGCACATGAACCACCGCTACTCCTACTGCAAGCCCGACGGCTCCGATCCTGACTCCAGCCCGGATGCAGATGCCACCGACGCTAGCGCTGCCGTGGTGGCCGGCAGCCCAGACGCCGCCTTGGACTCGGACATCGGAGAGAGCGAGGAGGATGACGAGGCCATGTGTGTGGACGATATCCGTGTCGTCCAGGTGGACGATGGCGAGTGTGAGATCTACGAGGGCAATTTTGATGAGGACGAAGAAGATCAGAATGAGGAAAAAGgtgaagaaggagaagaaggagaagaagaaggagaagaagaaggagaagaagaagaagaagaagaagaagaagaagaagaagaagaagaagaaggagacgacgaagaagaagaagtagtAGAAGAAGAcgacaaagaagaagaagaagaagaagaagtagaagaagaagaagaagaaaaaaaagaaaaacttatagaagaaaaggagaaaaaccTGGACGTGGATGAGTTCGCATGCCAGGTGGTGGAGGTAGAACTGAATCACGACCAGGCGCAGGAGTCTGCCGTCGAAGGAAAGGATGGAGGAAAGGTGGACAAGGTGGATGCGGCGGATGCGGCCGGTATCAACCTGGATCAGATGGCGGACTGTGCATATAAAAGCATCAGGGACTGGTCGGACAGCGAAGAATCTTCTGACGACCAAGCTGTGACAGACGCCAAATAA